The following proteins come from a genomic window of Streptomyces sp. GS7:
- the purD gene encoding phosphoribosylamine--glycine ligase — protein MKVLVIGGGAREHALCRSLSLDPDVTALHCAPGNAGIAEVAELHGVDALDGAAVAELAAGLEADLVVVGPEAPLVAGVADAVRDRGIPVFGPSAQAAQLEGSKAFAKDVMAAAAVPTARSYVCTTPEEIDEALDAFGAPYVVKDDGLAAGKGVVVTEDVAAARAHALACDRVVIEEFLDGPEVSLFAVTDGETVVPLQPAQDFKRAHDGDAGPNTGGMGAYSPLPWADPKLVDEVLETVLQPTVDELRRRGTPFSGLLYAGLAITSRGVRVIEFNARFGDPETQVVLARLQTPLAGLLHAAATGTLATFPPLRWTDGAAVTVVIASHNYPGTPRTGDPIEGLAEVAEQDAPDAYVLHAGTERDASGAVLSAGGRVLSVTATGADLATARERAYRAIGRISLDGSQHRTDIAAKAAAEA, from the coding sequence GTGAAGGTCCTCGTCATCGGCGGCGGCGCCCGCGAACACGCCCTGTGCCGCTCTCTGTCCCTCGACCCCGACGTCACCGCGCTGCACTGCGCTCCCGGCAACGCCGGCATCGCCGAGGTGGCCGAACTGCACGGCGTCGACGCCCTCGACGGCGCGGCCGTCGCCGAACTCGCCGCGGGCCTGGAGGCCGACCTCGTCGTCGTCGGCCCCGAGGCCCCCCTGGTGGCGGGCGTCGCCGACGCCGTACGCGACCGCGGCATCCCGGTCTTCGGCCCGTCGGCCCAGGCCGCACAGCTGGAGGGCTCCAAGGCGTTCGCCAAGGACGTGATGGCCGCCGCGGCCGTGCCCACCGCCCGCAGCTACGTCTGCACCACCCCCGAGGAGATCGACGAGGCGCTGGACGCCTTCGGCGCCCCGTACGTGGTCAAGGACGACGGCCTGGCGGCCGGCAAGGGCGTCGTCGTCACCGAGGACGTGGCAGCCGCCCGCGCCCACGCGCTGGCCTGCGACCGCGTAGTGATCGAGGAGTTCCTGGACGGTCCCGAGGTCTCCCTCTTCGCCGTCACCGACGGCGAGACCGTCGTCCCGCTCCAGCCCGCCCAGGACTTCAAGCGCGCCCACGACGGCGACGCGGGCCCCAACACCGGCGGGATGGGCGCCTACAGCCCGCTGCCCTGGGCCGACCCGAAGCTGGTCGACGAGGTCCTCGAGACCGTGCTCCAGCCCACCGTCGACGAACTGCGGCGCCGCGGCACCCCGTTCTCCGGGCTGCTCTACGCGGGCCTGGCGATCACCTCCCGCGGGGTCCGCGTGATCGAGTTCAACGCGCGGTTCGGCGACCCGGAGACCCAGGTCGTACTGGCCCGTCTCCAGACCCCGCTCGCCGGCCTGCTGCACGCCGCCGCGACCGGCACCCTGGCCACCTTCCCGCCGCTGCGCTGGACCGACGGCGCCGCGGTCACCGTCGTCATCGCCTCCCACAACTACCCGGGCACCCCGCGCACCGGCGACCCGATCGAGGGCCTGGCCGAGGTGGCCGAGCAGGACGCCCCCGATGCGTACGTGCTGCACGCCGGCACCGAGCGCGATGCGTCCGGCGCGGTGCTCAGCGCGGGCGGCCGGGTGCTGTCCGTCACGGCCACCGGCGCCGACCTGGCCACCGCCCGGGAGCGCGCCTACCGGGCCATCGGCCGGATCTCCCTGGACGGCTCCCAGCACCGCACCGACATCGCCGCCAAGGCGGCGGCGGAGGCGTAG
- a CDS encoding N,N-dimethylformamidase beta subunit family domain-containing protein, which yields MATEQIRRWESGALAHAVTDPFGQGPLPWLRGSETYFDSGHIIPWYVDPAVARGDLLVPAPRKHNGPRTADDVHCQIKGFAGTGTVAPGEAIDFRVSVDPPQPFSIDVYRIGHYAGAGAAKITTSPRLAGIVQPSPLLVDRTVSCHHWWLSWRLQVPTYWQLGAYVAVLTTADGRYRSHIPFTVRDDQPADLLLLLPDITWQAYNLYPEDGRTGASLYHAWDEKGALLGERDAATTVSFDRPYAGAGLPLHVGHAYDFIRWAERYGYDLAYADARDLHAGRVDPTRYRGIVFPGHDEYWSVPMRRTIEGARDGGTSLVFLSANTMYWQVELSPSPSGPAALLTCRKRQGPGRPALWRELGNPEQRLMGIQYAGRVPEPAPLVVRNADHWLWEATGADEGDEIPGLVAGEADRYFPRTSLPEHTRRILLAHSPYRDSEGNRRHQETSLYRAPSGALVFSSGTFAWSPALDRPGHVDQRVQRATANLLDRICKRD from the coding sequence GTGGCGACGGAACAGATCAGGCGCTGGGAGTCGGGCGCCCTCGCCCACGCGGTCACGGACCCGTTCGGACAGGGCCCGCTGCCCTGGTTGCGCGGCAGCGAGACGTACTTCGACTCCGGCCACATCATTCCCTGGTACGTCGATCCCGCGGTCGCCCGCGGCGACCTGCTGGTGCCCGCGCCCCGCAAGCACAACGGCCCGCGCACCGCCGACGACGTGCACTGCCAGATCAAGGGCTTCGCCGGCACCGGCACGGTGGCCCCCGGCGAGGCCATCGACTTCCGGGTCTCGGTCGACCCGCCGCAGCCCTTCAGCATCGACGTCTACCGCATCGGCCATTACGCCGGCGCCGGAGCCGCCAAGATCACCACCAGCCCCCGGCTGGCCGGCATCGTCCAGCCGTCCCCCCTGCTGGTCGACCGCACGGTCTCCTGCCACCACTGGTGGCTGTCCTGGCGCCTCCAGGTGCCCACGTACTGGCAACTGGGCGCCTACGTCGCCGTGTTGACCACCGCCGACGGCCGCTACCGCTCCCACATCCCCTTCACCGTCCGCGACGACCAGCCCGCCGACCTCCTGCTGCTGCTCCCCGACATCACCTGGCAGGCGTACAACCTCTACCCCGAGGACGGCCGTACGGGCGCCAGCCTCTACCACGCCTGGGACGAGAAGGGCGCCCTCCTCGGCGAACGGGACGCCGCCACCACCGTCTCCTTCGACCGCCCCTACGCCGGCGCCGGCCTGCCCCTCCACGTAGGCCACGCCTACGACTTCATCCGCTGGGCCGAGCGCTACGGCTACGACCTCGCCTATGCCGACGCCCGCGATCTGCACGCCGGCCGCGTCGACCCCACCCGCTACCGCGGCATCGTCTTCCCCGGCCACGACGAGTACTGGTCGGTACCCATGCGCCGCACGATCGAGGGCGCCCGCGACGGCGGCACCTCCCTGGTCTTCCTCTCCGCCAACACCATGTACTGGCAGGTCGAGTTGTCCCCGTCGCCGTCCGGCCCCGCCGCCCTGCTCACCTGCCGCAAGCGCCAGGGCCCCGGCCGCCCCGCCCTCTGGCGCGAACTGGGCAACCCCGAACAGCGCCTGATGGGCATCCAGTACGCGGGCCGGGTCCCCGAGCCCGCCCCCCTGGTCGTCCGCAACGCCGACCACTGGCTGTGGGAGGCCACCGGCGCCGACGAAGGCGACGAGATCCCCGGCCTGGTCGCCGGAGAGGCCGACCGCTACTTCCCGCGCACCAGCCTCCCCGAGCACACCCGCCGCATCCTGCTGGCTCACTCCCCGTACCGCGACAGCGAGGGCAACCGCCGCCATCAGGAGACCTCCCTCTACCGCGCCCCCAGCGGCGCGCTGGTCTTCTCCTCCGGCACCTTCGCCTGGTCGCCCGCCCTCGACCGCCCCGGCCACGTCGACCAGCGCGTCCAGCGCGCCACGGCCAACCTCCTCGACCGCATCTGCAAGCGCGACTAG
- a CDS encoding LysR family transcriptional regulator has translation MDLRRLSSFLAVVEEEHFGRAATRLFLSPAAVTQHVQQLEREFGARLLDRGRGPVVPTAAGRRLASHARTLLAAANAAMEDVAEAARGRSSRGLRVGVMGHGSAELTPAAVSAFRRASPEVPVHLVELTFTEHCSALREDRVDVAFVRPAVEAEGIEVDVLTTEQRIVAVSARSPLADAAHEGLRVADVIDLPFLRVPARTPRPFVDYLYFRDGERRAPDCALTPHDVLTSVAAGRGAGSGLKSFARYYPWPGTVFVPVLDAPRAHSVLVTRAGDPRQEVRIFRALTVALARELGEFAAR, from the coding sequence ATGGATCTGCGACGGCTGTCTTCCTTCCTGGCGGTGGTCGAGGAGGAGCACTTCGGGCGGGCCGCGACCCGGCTGTTCCTGTCGCCGGCCGCGGTCACCCAGCATGTGCAGCAGCTGGAGCGGGAGTTCGGGGCGCGGCTGCTGGACCGCGGCCGGGGGCCGGTGGTGCCGACGGCCGCCGGGCGGCGGCTGGCGTCGCACGCCCGGACGCTGCTGGCCGCCGCGAACGCCGCGATGGAGGACGTGGCCGAGGCCGCCCGGGGGCGTTCGTCGCGCGGGCTGCGGGTCGGGGTGATGGGCCACGGTTCGGCGGAGCTGACCCCGGCCGCGGTGAGCGCATTCCGCCGGGCGTCTCCCGAAGTGCCGGTACATCTGGTGGAGTTGACCTTCACCGAGCACTGCAGCGCGCTGCGCGAGGACCGGGTGGACGTGGCGTTCGTACGGCCCGCGGTGGAGGCCGAGGGCATCGAGGTGGACGTCCTGACGACCGAGCAGCGAATCGTGGCGGTCTCGGCGCGGTCGCCGCTCGCGGACGCGGCGCACGAGGGGCTGCGGGTCGCGGACGTCATCGATCTGCCGTTTCTGCGGGTGCCGGCGCGCACCCCGCGGCCGTTCGTCGACTACCTGTACTTCCGGGACGGCGAGCGGCGGGCGCCGGACTGCGCGCTGACGCCGCACGACGTACTGACGAGTGTGGCGGCCGGGCGCGGCGCGGGGTCCGGGCTGAAGTCCTTCGCCCGCTACTACCCCTGGCCGGGCACGGTGTTCGTACCGGTGCTGGACGCGCCGCGGGCGCACAGCGTGCTGGTGACGCGGGCCGGGGACCCGCGTCAGGAGGTGCGGATCTTCCGGGCGCTGACGGTCGCGCTGGCACGGGAGTTGGGGGAGTTCGCGGCGCGGTAG
- a CDS encoding RNA-guided endonuclease InsQ/TnpB family protein, with protein MRRAYKFVLRPTVRQEAALRVMLRDHCMLYNAALQERRDAYRHASRTTVRYGEQSAQLKEIRGFDPDQARWSFSSQQATLRRLNMAFAAFFRRVKDGQTPGYPRFKGRGHFDTVEFPKDGDGCRWDSTPHHRQTRVRLQGVGHIRVHQHRAVRGRVKTISVKREGRRWYVILACDEVPAETLPATGSIVGIDMGTTHFFTDSDGVHVANPRFVESMAEELAAAQRHLATFPKRTRCRTKKHCAAARKVAKIHAKIRRQRVDHHHKTALALVREHDVIGHEKLNTAGMTKTPAPRPDPGQPGAYLPNGAGAKAGLNRSILDVGWGLFLGILAQKAESAARRVIPVNARNTSRTCPECGHVARENRVTQAKFECVKCGLVANADHVGALNVLNRAGLVLCAAA; from the coding sequence GTGCGCCGTGCCTACAAGTTCGTGCTGCGCCCGACGGTGCGGCAGGAAGCCGCGCTGCGGGTGATGCTGCGGGATCACTGCATGCTCTACAACGCCGCGCTTCAGGAACGCCGTGATGCCTACCGGCACGCTTCGCGTACGACGGTGCGGTACGGGGAGCAGTCCGCGCAGCTGAAGGAGATCCGCGGCTTCGACCCGGACCAGGCCCGCTGGTCGTTCTCCTCGCAGCAGGCCACACTGCGGCGGTTGAACATGGCGTTCGCCGCGTTCTTCCGCCGGGTCAAGGACGGGCAGACTCCTGGGTATCCGCGCTTCAAGGGCAGGGGGCACTTTGACACCGTCGAGTTCCCCAAGGACGGTGACGGCTGCCGCTGGGACTCCACCCCGCATCACCGGCAGACCCGTGTGCGTCTGCAAGGTGTCGGGCACATCCGGGTCCACCAGCACCGTGCCGTGCGCGGTCGGGTCAAGACGATCTCGGTCAAGCGCGAGGGCCGCCGCTGGTACGTGATCCTCGCCTGCGACGAGGTACCCGCCGAGACACTGCCCGCCACCGGCAGCATCGTGGGTATCGACATGGGCACCACGCACTTCTTCACCGACTCCGACGGCGTGCACGTGGCCAACCCGCGCTTTGTGGAGTCGATGGCCGAAGAACTGGCTGCTGCTCAGCGGCACCTTGCGACGTTCCCTAAGCGCACGCGGTGCCGCACGAAGAAGCACTGTGCCGCAGCACGCAAGGTCGCCAAGATCCACGCGAAGATCCGGCGTCAGCGGGTCGACCACCACCACAAGACCGCTCTCGCCCTGGTCCGCGAGCACGATGTGATCGGGCACGAGAAGCTGAACACAGCGGGCATGACCAAGACACCCGCACCCAGGCCCGACCCCGGGCAACCCGGCGCGTACCTCCCGAACGGGGCCGGGGCCAAGGCCGGACTCAACCGCAGCATCCTCGATGTGGGTTGGGGGCTCTTCCTGGGAATCCTGGCGCAGAAGGCTGAGAGTGCCGCTCGCCGCGTGATCCCGGTCAACGCCCGCAACACCTCCCGCACGTGCCCTGAATGCGGGCATGTCGCCAGGGAGAACCGTGTCACTCAAGCGAAGTTCGAGTGCGTCAAGTGCGGCCTCGTCGCCAACGCCGACCATGTCGGCGCACTCAACGTGCTCAACAGGGCCGGGCTGGTCCTCTGCGCGGCGGCCTAG
- a CDS encoding MFS transporter, whose translation MPLSHTPTAQVGTAATAAFAPRHWLRAGWLMTASGWSANQYSSLLGAYRAHLGLTAAATTALFAVYVVGLIPGLLAGGPLADRHGRRRVTYTALGISALATCLLMAGPAAPVLLWPGRFLTGVGAGTLLTAGSVWIKELSTPPYGTAPTPGAAARRSGLFLSAGFATGGLAASLIAQWAPYPMTLAYVPHLVLVAVAALGAARAPETVPARTPGAAAPEPAVPAYRTPFRRLVVPVAPWVFAAPAIAFAVLPGLVDTGLHGWQTVYAGIITAVTPGAGLLVAPLARRLTARHRVATGAAGLLVTAAGLLTGALAVARAEPAVALLAAALLGAGYGLCVAYGLTEVAALAPPHHLARLTARFWTTCYLGFCAPYVVTLLTATFTPPAILLGAAVLALLTLATVVRSGARTSA comes from the coding sequence ATGCCCCTGTCACACACCCCGACGGCCCAGGTCGGCACCGCCGCCACCGCGGCCTTCGCCCCGCGCCACTGGCTGCGCGCCGGCTGGCTGATGACCGCCTCCGGGTGGAGCGCCAACCAGTACTCCTCCCTCCTCGGCGCCTACCGCGCCCACCTCGGTCTGACCGCCGCCGCCACCACCGCCCTGTTCGCCGTCTACGTCGTCGGCCTGATCCCCGGCCTCCTCGCCGGCGGCCCGCTCGCGGACCGCCACGGCCGCCGCCGGGTCACCTACACCGCCCTGGGCATCTCCGCCCTGGCGACCTGCCTGCTGATGGCCGGCCCGGCCGCCCCGGTGCTGCTGTGGCCCGGCCGCTTCCTCACCGGCGTCGGCGCCGGCACCCTGCTCACCGCCGGCAGCGTCTGGATCAAGGAACTCTCCACCCCGCCGTACGGCACCGCGCCCACCCCCGGCGCCGCCGCCCGCCGTTCCGGCCTCTTCCTCTCCGCGGGCTTCGCCACCGGGGGCCTGGCCGCCTCCCTGATAGCCCAGTGGGCCCCGTACCCGATGACCCTGGCCTACGTCCCGCACCTGGTCCTGGTCGCGGTCGCCGCCCTGGGCGCCGCCCGCGCCCCCGAGACCGTCCCGGCCCGGACGCCGGGTGCCGCGGCCCCGGAGCCCGCCGTCCCCGCGTACCGCACCCCGTTCCGCCGCCTCGTCGTCCCGGTGGCGCCCTGGGTGTTCGCCGCCCCCGCGATCGCCTTCGCCGTCCTCCCCGGCCTCGTCGACACCGGCCTCCACGGCTGGCAGACCGTGTACGCCGGGATCATCACCGCCGTCACCCCCGGCGCCGGCCTCCTCGTCGCCCCGCTCGCCCGCCGGCTGACCGCCCGGCACCGCGTCGCCACCGGCGCCGCCGGCCTGCTCGTCACCGCCGCCGGCCTGCTGACCGGTGCCCTCGCGGTGGCGCGCGCGGAGCCCGCCGTGGCGCTGCTCGCCGCCGCGCTGCTCGGCGCCGGCTACGGCCTGTGCGTCGCCTACGGCCTGACGGAGGTCGCCGCCCTCGCGCCCCCGCACCACCTGGCCCGCCTCACCGCACGCTTCTGGACCACCTGCTACCTGGGCTTCTGCGCCCCCTACGTGGTCACCCTGCTCACCGCCACGTTCACCCCGCCCGCGATCCTCCTGGGCGCCGCCGTCCTCGCCCTGCTCACCCTCGCCACGGTCGTCCGTTCCGGAGCCCGTACCTCCGCTTGA
- a CDS encoding phosphoribosylaminoimidazolesuccinocarboxamide synthase — translation MSGFVEKPEPVQVPGLTHLHTGKVRDLYQNADGDLVMVASDRTSAFDWVLPTEIPDKGRVLTRLSLWWFDQLADLAPHHVISTDVPPGAPADWAGRTLVCSSLEMVPVECVARGYLAGSGLVEYEKSRTVCGLALPEGLVNGSELPAPIFTPATKAAVGDHDENVSYEETARQVGAETAAQLRQLTLAIYGRARDIARERGLILADTKFEFGFREGRLTLADEVLTPDSSRFWPADQWQPGRAQPSFDKQFVRDWLTSPAAAWDRTGEQPPPALPQDIVDRTRAKYIEAYERLTGHTWS, via the coding sequence GTGTCCGGTTTCGTAGAAAAGCCCGAGCCCGTGCAGGTCCCGGGGCTCACCCACCTGCACACCGGCAAGGTGCGCGACCTCTACCAGAACGCCGACGGCGACCTGGTCATGGTCGCCAGCGACCGCACCTCCGCCTTCGACTGGGTGCTGCCCACCGAGATCCCCGACAAGGGCCGGGTCCTCACCCGGCTCTCCCTCTGGTGGTTCGACCAGCTCGCCGACCTGGCCCCGCACCACGTCATCTCCACCGACGTCCCGCCCGGCGCCCCCGCCGACTGGGCCGGCCGCACCCTGGTCTGCTCGTCCCTGGAGATGGTCCCGGTCGAGTGCGTCGCCCGCGGCTACCTCGCCGGCTCCGGCCTCGTCGAGTACGAGAAGTCCCGCACGGTCTGCGGCCTGGCCCTCCCCGAGGGTCTGGTCAACGGCTCCGAACTCCCCGCGCCGATCTTCACCCCGGCCACCAAGGCCGCCGTCGGCGACCACGACGAGAACGTCTCCTACGAGGAGACCGCCCGCCAGGTCGGCGCCGAGACCGCCGCGCAGCTCCGCCAGCTGACCCTCGCCATCTACGGCAGGGCCCGGGACATCGCCCGCGAGCGCGGCCTGATCCTCGCCGACACCAAGTTCGAGTTCGGCTTCCGCGAGGGCCGCCTCACCCTGGCCGACGAGGTCCTCACCCCCGACTCCTCGCGCTTCTGGCCCGCCGACCAGTGGCAGCCGGGCCGCGCCCAGCCGTCCTTCGACAAGCAGTTCGTCCGCGACTGGCTCACCTCCCCCGCCGCGGCCTGGGACCGCACCGGCGAGCAGCCCCCGCCGGCCCTCCCGCAGGACATCGTCGACCGCACCCGCGCCAAGTACATCGAGGCGTACGAGCGCCTCACAGGCCACACCTGGTCCTGA
- a CDS encoding histone-like nucleoid-structuring protein Lsr2: MAQRVVVTLSDDIDGGEAAETVIFGLDGKSYEIDLNPANAKKLRGALAPFVEAGRKRAKSGKTFHRTAVTPDPAAVRAWARSHQMDVPPRGRIPKKVYEAFNEANH, encoded by the coding sequence GTGGCGCAGCGCGTAGTAGTGACGCTCTCCGATGACATCGACGGAGGAGAAGCCGCAGAGACGGTCATCTTCGGTTTGGACGGGAAGTCGTACGAGATCGACCTCAATCCCGCCAATGCGAAGAAACTGCGCGGCGCCCTCGCCCCGTTCGTGGAGGCCGGCCGCAAGCGTGCCAAGTCCGGCAAGACCTTCCACCGGACCGCGGTGACCCCCGATCCCGCGGCGGTCCGCGCCTGGGCGCGCTCCCACCAGATGGACGTCCCGCCGCGCGGCCGGATCCCCAAGAAGGTCTACGAGGCCTTCAACGAGGCCAACCACTAA
- the purS gene encoding phosphoribosylformylglycinamidine synthase subunit PurS, which yields MARVVVDVMLKPEILDPQGQAVQRALPRLGFEGIADVRQGKRFELEVEGPVDEAALARIHEMAETFLANTVIEDFTVRVDEAERAES from the coding sequence GTGGCACGCGTCGTAGTCGACGTCATGCTCAAGCCGGAGATCCTCGACCCGCAGGGGCAGGCGGTGCAGCGCGCACTGCCACGCCTGGGTTTCGAGGGGATCGCCGACGTCCGTCAGGGCAAGCGTTTCGAACTTGAGGTGGAGGGTCCGGTCGACGAGGCCGCCCTCGCCCGTATCCATGAGATGGCCGAGACCTTCCTGGCCAACACCGTTATCGAGGACTTCACCGTCCGGGTCGACGAAGCCGAGCGAGCCGAGTCATGA
- the purQ gene encoding phosphoribosylformylglycinamidine synthase subunit PurQ: MTVRVGVITFPGTLDDRDTQRAVRVAGAEAVPLWHRDKDLHQVDAVVLPGGFSYGDYLRAGAISRFSPVMETVIDQARAGMPVLGICNGFQVLTETHLLPGAMLRNNHLHFVCRDQKLRVENAGTAWTTDYARGQEISIPLKNIDGRYVADERTLDMLEAEGRVAFRYLDGNPNGSLRDIAGITNEAGNVVGLMPHPEHAVEPLIGTGRTDGLAFFTSILKKLVGA, translated from the coding sequence ATGACCGTTCGTGTCGGAGTCATCACCTTTCCCGGCACGCTCGACGACCGCGACACCCAGCGCGCGGTCCGGGTTGCCGGGGCCGAGGCGGTGCCGCTGTGGCATCGCGACAAGGACCTCCACCAGGTGGACGCCGTGGTCCTGCCCGGTGGTTTCTCCTACGGGGACTACCTGCGGGCCGGGGCGATCTCGCGGTTCTCGCCGGTGATGGAGACCGTGATCGACCAGGCCCGGGCCGGGATGCCGGTCCTGGGCATCTGCAACGGCTTCCAGGTGCTCACCGAGACCCACCTGCTGCCCGGCGCGATGCTGCGCAACAACCACCTGCATTTCGTCTGCCGCGACCAGAAGCTGCGGGTGGAGAACGCCGGGACCGCCTGGACCACCGACTACGCGCGGGGCCAGGAGATCAGCATTCCGCTGAAGAACATCGACGGCCGGTATGTGGCCGACGAGCGGACGCTGGACATGCTGGAGGCGGAGGGCCGGGTGGCGTTCCGTTATCTGGACGGCAACCCGAACGGTTCGCTGCGGGACATCGCCGGCATCACCAATGAGGCGGGCAATGTCGTGGGCCTGATGCCGCACCCCGAGCATGCGGTGGAGCCGCTGATCGGTACGGGGCGTACCGACGGTCTGGCGTTCTTCACCTCGATCCTGAAGAAGCTGGTGGGCGCATGA
- the purL gene encoding phosphoribosylformylglycinamidine synthase subunit PurL: MSLDTVKHAAESPEAAQPWAELGLKEDEYARIREILGRRPTGAELAMYSVMWSEHCSYKSSKVHLKQFGDKAPENDALLVGIGENAGVVDVGQGYAVTFKVESHNHPSYIEPYQGAATGVGGIVRDILAMGARPVAVMDPLRFGAADHPDTKRVLPGVVAGIGGYGNCLGLPNIGGEVVFDPCYQGNPLVNALCVGVMKHEDIHLAKASGAGNKVILYGARTGGDGIGGVSVLASETFDTAPDSADGTGKPAKRPAVQVGDPFQEKLLIECTLEIFREHLVAGIQDLGGAGLSCATSELASAGSGGMRVELDAVPLRDSSLSPEEILMSESQERMCAIVEPGKVDRFLEICEKWDVIATVIGEVTDGERLEIFWHGEQIVDVPPRSVAHEGPTYHRPYARPSWQDALQADDAARLPRPATPEELRAQVLQLVGSPNQASKAWVTDQYDRFVQGNTVLAQPEDSGMVRIDEDTNLGVAVATDGNGRYAKLDPYAGAQLALAEAYRNVAATGAKPLAVSDCLNFGSPEDPAVMWQFAEATRGLADACQTLGTPVTGGNVSLYNQTGETAIHPTPVVAVLGVIDDVTRRTPVAFAEEGQLIYLLGDTREELGGSAWSQVVHDHLGGMPPRVDLDREQLLGEILISASRDGMADAAHDLSDGGLIQAVVESCLKGGKGARLVVPDGLDPFVFLFSESAGRAIVAVPRSEELRFTDMCGARGLPATRIGVVDGETLDIQGQFSIPLAELRHAHETTIPGLIS; the protein is encoded by the coding sequence ATGAGCCTCGATACCGTCAAGCACGCGGCCGAGAGCCCGGAGGCGGCCCAGCCCTGGGCCGAGCTCGGCCTCAAGGAGGACGAGTACGCGCGGATCCGGGAGATCCTGGGGCGGCGTCCGACCGGCGCCGAGCTGGCGATGTACTCGGTGATGTGGTCCGAGCACTGCTCCTACAAGAGCAGCAAGGTCCACCTCAAGCAGTTCGGCGACAAGGCCCCCGAGAACGACGCGCTGCTCGTCGGCATCGGGGAGAACGCCGGTGTCGTGGACGTCGGTCAGGGGTACGCGGTGACCTTCAAGGTCGAGTCGCACAACCACCCCTCCTACATCGAGCCCTACCAGGGTGCGGCCACCGGTGTCGGCGGCATCGTCCGCGACATCCTGGCGATGGGCGCCCGGCCGGTGGCGGTGATGGACCCGCTGCGGTTCGGTGCCGCCGACCACCCCGACACCAAGCGCGTCCTGCCCGGCGTGGTCGCCGGCATCGGCGGCTACGGCAACTGCCTGGGCCTGCCCAACATCGGCGGTGAGGTGGTCTTCGACCCCTGCTACCAGGGAAATCCGCTGGTCAACGCGCTGTGTGTGGGCGTGATGAAGCACGAGGACATCCACCTCGCGAAGGCGTCCGGCGCCGGCAACAAGGTGATCCTCTACGGTGCCCGCACCGGCGGTGACGGCATCGGTGGCGTGTCCGTGCTGGCGTCGGAGACGTTCGACACAGCGCCCGACAGCGCCGATGGCACGGGCAAGCCGGCCAAGCGGCCCGCCGTGCAGGTCGGTGACCCGTTCCAGGAGAAGCTGCTGATCGAGTGCACTCTGGAGATCTTCAGGGAGCATCTGGTCGCCGGCATCCAGGACCTCGGCGGCGCCGGCCTGTCCTGCGCCACCAGCGAACTCGCCAGCGCCGGCTCCGGCGGCATGCGGGTGGAGCTGGATGCCGTTCCGCTGCGGGATTCCTCGCTCTCGCCGGAGGAGATCCTCATGAGCGAGTCGCAGGAGCGGATGTGCGCGATCGTCGAGCCCGGCAAGGTCGACCGCTTCCTGGAGATCTGCGAGAAGTGGGACGTGATCGCCACCGTCATCGGTGAGGTCACCGACGGCGAGCGGCTGGAGATCTTCTGGCACGGCGAGCAGATCGTCGACGTCCCGCCGCGTTCGGTCGCCCACGAGGGCCCGACCTACCACCGCCCCTACGCCCGCCCCTCGTGGCAGGACGCCCTCCAGGCCGACGACGCCGCCCGCCTGCCGCGCCCGGCCACGCCCGAGGAACTGCGCGCCCAGGTGCTGCAGTTGGTCGGCTCGCCCAACCAGGCGTCCAAGGCGTGGGTCACCGACCAGTACGACCGGTTCGTGCAGGGCAACACCGTGCTGGCGCAGCCGGAGGACTCCGGCATGGTCCGGATCGACGAGGACACCAACCTGGGTGTCGCCGTCGCCACCGACGGCAACGGCCGCTACGCCAAGCTCGACCCGTATGCCGGTGCGCAGCTGGCGCTGGCCGAGGCGTATCGCAATGTCGCGGCCACCGGCGCCAAGCCGCTGGCGGTCTCGGACTGCCTGAACTTCGGCTCGCCCGAGGACCCGGCGGTCATGTGGCAGTTCGCCGAGGCCACCCGCGGTCTGGCCGATGCCTGCCAGACGCTGGGCACGCCGGTCACCGGCGGCAACGTCTCCCTCTACAACCAGACCGGTGAGACGGCCATCCACCCCACTCCGGTGGTGGCGGTGCTGGGTGTCATCGACGATGTCACCCGCCGCACCCCGGTGGCGTTCGCCGAAGAGGGCCAGCTGATCTACCTGTTGGGCGACACCCGCGAGGAGCTGGGTGGTTCGGCCTGGTCGCAGGTGGTCCACGACCACCTGGGGGGCATGCCGCCGCGGGTGGACCTGGACCGCGAGCAGCTGCTCGGCGAGATCCTGATCTCCGCCTCGCGGGACGGGATGGCCGACGCCGCCCACGACCTGTCCGACGGCGGGCTGATCCAGGCAGTGGTCGAGTCCTGCCTCAAGGGCGGCAAGGGCGCGCGCCTGGTCGTTCCCGACGGCCTGGACCCGTTCGTCTTCCTCTTCTCCGAATCCGCCGGCCGTGCCATCGTCGCGGTGCCCCGCAGCGAGGAACTCCGCTTCACCGACATGTGCGGCGCGCGGGGACTCCCCGCCACCCGCATCGGCGTCGTCGACGGCGAAACCCTCGACATCCAGGGACAGTTCAGCATTCCCCTCGCCGAACTGCGGCACGCCCACGAGACCACGATCCCGGGGCTGATCTCCTAG